One genomic segment of Hordeum vulgare subsp. vulgare chromosome 2H, MorexV3_pseudomolecules_assembly, whole genome shotgun sequence includes these proteins:
- the LOC123427319 gene encoding expansin-B17-like isoform X1 gives MAPSRAAAAPLALCCILLLASSSAAFLLDGGKSAAKGKAKGNGKAAVDVEWRPATATWYGDAEGDGSTGGACGYGTLVDVVPMKARVGSVSPVLFKGGEGCGACYKVRCLDHGICSRRAVTVIVTDECPGGGLCGGGNTHFDLSGAAFSRMAVAGAGAHLRDRGQLKVIYRRTACKYGGKNIAFHVNEGSTSFWLSLLVEFEDGEGDIGSMQLKQANSAEWMDMKHVWGATWCLYGGPTAGPFSVRLTTLSAPKTLTARDVIPRNWAPKGTYSSRLNFDASL, from the exons ATGGCTccctctcgcgccgccgccgcccccttggCGCTCTGCTGCATTCTGCTGCTCGCGTCTTCCTCCGCCGCGTTCTTGCTCGACGGCGGGAAGTCGGCGGCGAAGGGCAAGGCCAAGGGCAACGGCAAGGCGGCTGTCGACGTGGAGTGGCGGCCGGCCACCGCGACGTGGTACGGCGACGCCGAGGGCGACGGCAGCACCG GGGGAGCGTGCGGGTACGGGACGCTGGTGGACGTGGTGCCGATGAAGGCGAGGGTGGGGTCGGTGAGCCCGGTGCTGTTCAAGGGCGGCGAGGGGTGCGGCGCCTGCTATAAGGTGCGGTGCCTCGACCATGGCATCTGCTCGCGCCGCGCCGTCACCGTCATCGTCACCGACGAGTGCCCCGGCGGCGGCCTCTGCGGCGGCGGCAACACGCACTTCGACCTCAGCGGCGCCGCCTTCAGCAGGATGGCCGTCGCCGGCGCCGGGGCGCACCTGCGCGACCGTGGGCAGCTCAAGGTGATCTACCGAAG GACGGCGTGCAAGTACGGCGGGAAGAACATCGCGTTCCACGTGAACGAGGGGTCGACCAGCTTCTGGCTCTCGCTGCTCGTCGAGTTCGAGGACGGCGAGGGCGACATTGGATCCATGCAGCTGAAGCAG GCGAACTCGGCGGAGTGGATGGACATGAAGCACGTGTGGGGCGCCACGTGGTGCCTCTACGGGGGCCCCACGGCGGGCCCATTCTCCGTGAGGCTGACGACGCTGTCGGCGCCCAAGACGCTGACGGCCCGGGACGTCATCCCCAGGAACTGGGCGCCCAAGGGCACCTACTCCTCCCGCCTCAACTTCGACGCCTCCCTGTGA
- the LOC123427319 gene encoding expansin-B17-like isoform X2, translating to MAPSRAAAAPLALCCILLLASSSAAFLLDGGKSAAKGKAKGNGKAAVDVEWRPATATWYGDAEGDGSTGGACGYGTLVDVVPMKARVGSVSPVLFKGGEGCGACYKVRCLDHGICSRRAVTVIVTDECPGGGLCGGGNTHFDLSGAAFSRMAVAGAGAHLRDRGQLKVIYRRTACKYGGKNIAFHVNEGSTSFWLSLLVEFEDGEGDIGSMQLKQRIGGKWSYLISLSLPLSVGTSLVGCIGRMCNRTAYFPLCENACM from the exons ATGGCTccctctcgcgccgccgccgcccccttggCGCTCTGCTGCATTCTGCTGCTCGCGTCTTCCTCCGCCGCGTTCTTGCTCGACGGCGGGAAGTCGGCGGCGAAGGGCAAGGCCAAGGGCAACGGCAAGGCGGCTGTCGACGTGGAGTGGCGGCCGGCCACCGCGACGTGGTACGGCGACGCCGAGGGCGACGGCAGCACCG GGGGAGCGTGCGGGTACGGGACGCTGGTGGACGTGGTGCCGATGAAGGCGAGGGTGGGGTCGGTGAGCCCGGTGCTGTTCAAGGGCGGCGAGGGGTGCGGCGCCTGCTATAAGGTGCGGTGCCTCGACCATGGCATCTGCTCGCGCCGCGCCGTCACCGTCATCGTCACCGACGAGTGCCCCGGCGGCGGCCTCTGCGGCGGCGGCAACACGCACTTCGACCTCAGCGGCGCCGCCTTCAGCAGGATGGCCGTCGCCGGCGCCGGGGCGCACCTGCGCGACCGTGGGCAGCTCAAGGTGATCTACCGAAG GACGGCGTGCAAGTACGGCGGGAAGAACATCGCGTTCCACGTGAACGAGGGGTCGACCAGCTTCTGGCTCTCGCTGCTCGTCGAGTTCGAGGACGGCGAGGGCGACATTGGATCCATGCAGCTGAAGCAG CGAATTGGGGGTAAATGGAGCTATCTTATTAGCCTTTCGTTGCCTTTATCGGTGGGAACAAGCTTGGTGGGCTGCATTGGACGAATGTGCAACAGGACCGCATATTTTCCCCTTTGCGAAAATGCGTGCATGTGA
- the LOC123427319 gene encoding expansin-B17-like isoform X3 — MLSPPPFTRSTDTPGGACGYGTLVDVVPMKARVGSVSPVLFKGGEGCGACYKVRCLDHGICSRRAVTVIVTDECPGGGLCGGGNTHFDLSGAAFSRMAVAGAGAHLRDRGQLKVIYRRTACKYGGKNIAFHVNEGSTSFWLSLLVEFEDGEGDIGSMQLKQANSAEWMDMKHVWGATWCLYGGPTAGPFSVRLTTLSAPKTLTARDVIPRNWAPKGTYSSRLNFDASL; from the exons ATGCTCTCTCCGCCTCCGTTCACGCGCTCCACCGACACCCCCG GGGGAGCGTGCGGGTACGGGACGCTGGTGGACGTGGTGCCGATGAAGGCGAGGGTGGGGTCGGTGAGCCCGGTGCTGTTCAAGGGCGGCGAGGGGTGCGGCGCCTGCTATAAGGTGCGGTGCCTCGACCATGGCATCTGCTCGCGCCGCGCCGTCACCGTCATCGTCACCGACGAGTGCCCCGGCGGCGGCCTCTGCGGCGGCGGCAACACGCACTTCGACCTCAGCGGCGCCGCCTTCAGCAGGATGGCCGTCGCCGGCGCCGGGGCGCACCTGCGCGACCGTGGGCAGCTCAAGGTGATCTACCGAAG GACGGCGTGCAAGTACGGCGGGAAGAACATCGCGTTCCACGTGAACGAGGGGTCGACCAGCTTCTGGCTCTCGCTGCTCGTCGAGTTCGAGGACGGCGAGGGCGACATTGGATCCATGCAGCTGAAGCAG GCGAACTCGGCGGAGTGGATGGACATGAAGCACGTGTGGGGCGCCACGTGGTGCCTCTACGGGGGCCCCACGGCGGGCCCATTCTCCGTGAGGCTGACGACGCTGTCGGCGCCCAAGACGCTGACGGCCCGGGACGTCATCCCCAGGAACTGGGCGCCCAAGGGCACCTACTCCTCCCGCCTCAACTTCGACGCCTCCCTGTGA